A single Thermoanaerobacterium sp. RBIITD DNA region contains:
- a CDS encoding ABC transporter permease, whose amino-acid sequence MNKYLFKVISAYIKKYRSRSLAICLGIILCTALIVGVGTLADSAKHANVTKTKYESGIYHVRYNIDIDESKLKMIKNEPNVEKIGISSYYDSTVPDGRIILNIIKANKDYVQLTNSKVIKGRFPVKDDEIAIEEWVLKNMGVNPEPGTKINFNLYGKKTNETYILTGILQDRPRLKSSGQMEAILNLNENDSYKDAQVYVEFDENTDINKDIQNIAEDLKIDNKYVRKNNMLLESLGSSKKIDPTFLLISLIAGVVSLIVILGIFNISILQRLSEYGIMRAVGAGSLQILMLLFYELLTLLLISTPIGIVGGLAGAKFLSSIAGNLFTEGKVDIKNIVLSPRVFLMSIIINLISIIIVTLVTYRSIKRLTLIDSIRKNLNTDIKYKKVLIKTDFLYRILPFSKYISFRNIFRNKKSFYMIILSMCLGSTIFIISNFYAELTAAQINKEAETSKINTDYKIEIIPGTNLSVGIPFEDIQEIKNLEGIEEVKTIQPIYGRMKLKKENIAEPLYFEQINDSPYFKEVLNGLLVKEPNSDEYILKNDIYGYDDKLLKEMKKYVKKGQIDIEKMKKEKIAIIAIPHPMNTKHLSPDVVNLKVGDKITESFRKDGDTGEEFFRMEDANAQFKEEEFTVGAIVEKLIDSSDYYAGNNSVQVVISNDILQKISGFKNYRLIDINVKPGYNSEKLYNQILKIAKRTQGATVLNLSNEKQKIKAFATNQLIFINTIVIVLFAISFLNIINNVSYSLISRVNEFGMIRAVGITNKEFRKMITFEGMTYGIFSSTLSVIFGLTGQVILFKYLGPILITPKFTIDWKIYLFIVIINILLGFSATFIVSKRVKRMSIVESISTIN is encoded by the coding sequence ATGAATAAATATCTTTTTAAAGTAATTTCAGCATATATAAAAAAGTATAGATCAAGATCATTAGCTATTTGTCTTGGCATTATCTTATGTACAGCATTAATAGTAGGAGTTGGAACTCTAGCTGATAGTGCCAAGCATGCTAATGTAACTAAAACAAAATATGAAAGCGGAATCTACCATGTTAGGTATAATATCGATATAGATGAATCAAAACTCAAAATGATAAAAAATGAACCGAATGTTGAAAAAATTGGCATCTCTTCATACTACGATTCTACTGTACCTGATGGGCGAATAATTCTAAATATAATAAAGGCAAATAAAGATTATGTACAGTTAACTAATTCTAAGGTAATTAAGGGAAGGTTTCCGGTAAAAGATGATGAAATAGCTATAGAAGAATGGGTTTTAAAAAACATGGGGGTAAATCCGGAGCCAGGTACTAAGATTAATTTCAATTTATATGGGAAAAAGACTAACGAAACATACATTTTAACCGGGATTTTACAAGATAGGCCACGGTTAAAATCATCAGGGCAGATGGAAGCCATCCTTAATCTAAATGAAAATGATTCTTATAAAGATGCACAAGTTTATGTAGAGTTTGATGAAAATACTGACATAAATAAAGATATACAAAACATAGCCGAGGACTTGAAAATAGATAATAAATATGTTAGAAAAAATAATATGCTTCTGGAATCATTAGGAAGCAGCAAAAAAATAGATCCTACTTTTTTATTGATATCACTTATTGCAGGGGTAGTATCATTAATAGTAATTTTAGGCATTTTCAATATATCCATATTACAAAGGCTATCTGAATATGGAATAATGAGGGCAGTTGGAGCAGGTTCCTTACAGATTTTGATGCTGCTTTTTTATGAATTATTAACTTTACTACTTATTAGCACACCAATCGGAATTGTGGGTGGTCTTGCGGGAGCGAAATTTTTAAGCTCAATAGCAGGGAATCTATTCACAGAAGGCAAAGTCGACATAAAAAATATAGTTCTATCTCCGAGAGTTTTCTTGATGTCCATAATAATTAACCTTATTTCTATAATTATAGTTACGTTGGTTACATATAGAAGCATAAAAAGGCTAACGCTTATTGACTCAATAAGAAAAAATTTAAACACGGATATAAAATACAAAAAAGTATTAATTAAGACAGATTTCTTATATAGAATTCTACCATTTTCAAAATACATTTCATTTAGAAACATCTTTAGAAATAAAAAAAGTTTCTATATGATAATTCTATCTATGTGCTTGGGGAGCACTATATTCATAATATCAAATTTTTACGCAGAGCTTACAGCAGCTCAAATAAATAAAGAGGCCGAAACATCAAAGATAAATACCGATTATAAAATAGAAATAATACCCGGTACAAATTTATCAGTGGGTATTCCTTTTGAAGACATTCAAGAAATAAAAAACTTAGAAGGTATAGAAGAAGTTAAAACAATACAGCCGATATACGGGAGAATGAAACTGAAAAAAGAAAATATAGCTGAGCCTTTATATTTTGAACAGATAAATGACTCTCCTTATTTTAAAGAAGTACTTAATGGCCTGCTTGTTAAAGAACCAAATAGTGACGAGTACATATTGAAAAATGATATTTATGGATATGATGATAAGCTTCTTAAAGAGATGAAAAAATATGTAAAAAAAGGACAGATAGACATAGAAAAAATGAAAAAGGAAAAAATTGCTATTATTGCCATACCACATCCAATGAACACTAAACATTTAAGTCCTGATGTGGTGAATTTAAAAGTTGGAGACAAGATAACGGAAAGTTTTAGAAAAGATGGGGATACAGGAGAAGAATTTTTTAGAATGGAAGATGCAAATGCACAATTTAAAGAGGAAGAATTTACTGTGGGAGCAATAGTAGAAAAATTAATAGATTCTTCCGATTATTATGCAGGCAATAATAGTGTTCAAGTTGTCATATCTAACGATATTTTACAGAAAATAAGCGGATTTAAAAATTACAGACTCATTGATATAAATGTAAAACCAGGTTATAACAGTGAAAAATTGTACAATCAGATTTTGAAAATTGCTAAAAGAACACAAGGAGCAACAGTTTTAAATCTAAGCAATGAAAAGCAGAAAATAAAGGCATTTGCGACAAATCAGCTTATATTTATAAATACCATTGTAATAGTACTATTTGCCATAAGCTTCTTAAATATAATCAATAATGTAAGTTACAGTTTAATATCGAGAGTAAATGAGTTTGGCATGATAAGAGCCGTTGGCATTACAAACAAAGAATTCAGAAAGATGATAACTTTTGAAGGTATGACATATGGAATATTTTCAAGCACTTTGTCTGTGATATTTGGACTGACTGGACAGGTGATATTATTTAAATACTTAGGTCCAATTTTAATCACTCCAAAATTTACAATTGATTGGAAAATATATCTTTTCATAGTAATAATAAATATCCTTTTAGGATTTTCAGCTACATTTATTGTATCAAAAAGGGTAAAGCGTATGAGTATAGTAGAATCTATCAGCACAATAAATTAG
- a CDS encoding FtsX-like permease family protein — MKVYIHLALAYLKKQRGRTIALVLGVALAVMLVFGTNVISESQSRNQLANIYKMYGTYQGIFTNLNKDMVNKIKNDKDASKSAVAANLGNLITDNGISMILNSTDKDYMEMNGYTLIKGHLPDSPGEIVVESQTLKKMGLKEKLGETINFKVKKEYKDENGMNQIYMENKSFKLVGILDKPKQYYDGYYSLRGFTYFKEGEKNVLPDNLTTYEEIVKLKSNANLSGKLNQIRERYNIGRQDYEVNSQLIAALNDFSAQNTNAFTYQFNILIVITAILLIYNMFNISLIDMIKQIGMMRAIGSSKKQVRLIIGFQSLFILIIGLVLGLLMGIAFSYFGIKLYSFVSTNIDVSESSVYISMKNVWNAVKVGALTVIVSSIIPIWISGMISPIEAMRKSDRSGGKQRNRGYHKFIKKISGITGEMAYKNVWRNKWRTIIIVVSVAMAGYLFINDIAVVNKESLISAMSITITNMQDNDFKLSFGTNTDPYFTGYTNDDVKTISQIEGVKKVGTKVSMEGFLESDVNDLENDFKKYNGISNTNKNVETTIEVKGYDDDQLQGFKKYIDKGYMSSLNNSSDKYPNAVVYNYYYDILNNHKLEGIRKDLNVGDIITIRIPVAKGDKITYEEQNVRVGALLKQEWIFRGDSTRGRYMEVILPQKYLMTISGKSTYNQISVQSKPGRDTYVYNRINKILENKPFAEMESKLSYIETYKNFGTRKLKSDFLIVSLILLIAGMNVYNTLKTNLLIRTNEFATLRAIGMTAKQLKSMIIKESIIYGLLSSIIAALIGGYRVYRFYKMLNVDYSHGFGATHLPQFKFPVIPILLYSAIVIVICILSSYVSAKKVEKLNIVEGLNVIE, encoded by the coding sequence ATGAAGGTATATATACATTTAGCATTAGCATATCTGAAAAAACAAAGAGGAAGGACGATTGCTTTAGTATTAGGTGTCGCTTTGGCAGTAATGCTTGTATTTGGTACAAACGTCATATCTGAAAGCCAGAGCAGAAATCAGCTTGCTAATATTTACAAAATGTATGGAACATATCAGGGCATATTTACTAATCTAAATAAAGACATGGTAAACAAAATAAAAAATGATAAAGACGCAAGTAAATCTGCAGTAGCTGCTAATTTAGGAAATCTCATTACTGACAATGGTATTTCAATGATATTAAATTCAACAGACAAAGACTACATGGAAATGAATGGATACACTCTTATAAAAGGACATCTACCAGATTCTCCAGGTGAAATAGTGGTAGAGTCTCAAACACTGAAGAAGATGGGACTTAAAGAAAAGCTGGGTGAGACAATAAATTTTAAAGTCAAGAAAGAATATAAAGATGAAAACGGCATGAACCAAATATACATGGAAAACAAATCGTTCAAATTGGTGGGGATATTAGATAAGCCCAAACAATATTATGATGGATACTATTCACTGAGAGGGTTCACATACTTTAAAGAAGGCGAAAAAAATGTATTGCCTGATAATCTGACAACATATGAAGAAATCGTCAAGCTAAAATCAAATGCAAACCTGTCGGGAAAATTAAATCAGATAAGAGAAAGGTACAATATAGGGAGACAGGACTATGAAGTAAATAGCCAGCTAATAGCAGCCCTTAATGATTTTAGTGCTCAAAACACAAATGCTTTTACATATCAGTTTAATATATTGATAGTAATTACAGCGATTCTTCTTATATATAACATGTTTAACATATCTTTAATAGACATGATAAAACAAATAGGTATGATGAGGGCTATAGGGTCGTCAAAGAAACAAGTGAGACTGATAATAGGATTTCAAAGCTTATTTATTCTCATCATTGGATTAGTTCTTGGCCTTTTGATGGGAATTGCATTTTCCTACTTTGGAATTAAACTGTATAGCTTTGTATCTACCAATATAGATGTATCAGAATCATCAGTATACATAAGCATGAAAAACGTATGGAATGCTGTAAAAGTTGGAGCCTTAACTGTCATAGTTTCAAGCATAATACCGATATGGATATCAGGCATGATATCACCAATAGAAGCTATGAGAAAGAGCGATAGATCAGGTGGAAAGCAAAGAAATAGAGGATACCATAAGTTTATAAAAAAGATATCTGGGATAACAGGTGAGATGGCATATAAAAATGTGTGGAGAAATAAGTGGAGGACTATAATAATAGTTGTATCAGTAGCAATGGCAGGATATTTATTTATAAATGATATCGCAGTTGTTAATAAGGAAAGTTTAATTAGTGCAATGTCTATTACAATTACCAACATGCAGGATAATGATTTTAAACTATCATTTGGTACAAATACAGACCCTTATTTTACAGGTTATACAAATGATGATGTAAAAACCATATCTCAGATAGAAGGAGTGAAAAAAGTAGGTACAAAGGTATCTATGGAAGGTTTTTTGGAATCTGATGTAAATGATTTAGAAAATGACTTTAAAAAGTACAATGGAATTTCAAATACAAATAAAAATGTGGAAACAACGATAGAAGTAAAAGGCTATGATGATGATCAGTTGCAGGGATTTAAGAAGTATATAGATAAAGGGTACATGTCATCACTGAATAATTCATCAGATAAATATCCAAATGCAGTTGTGTATAATTATTATTATGATATTTTAAATAATCATAAGCTCGAAGGAATTAGAAAAGATTTAAATGTAGGTGATATCATAACCATAAGGATTCCTGTTGCCAAAGGTGATAAGATAACATATGAAGAGCAAAATGTCAGAGTAGGTGCACTACTAAAACAGGAATGGATATTTAGAGGGGATAGTACGCGAGGAAGGTATATGGAGGTAATACTTCCTCAGAAATACTTAATGACCATTTCAGGGAAAAGTACATATAACCAGATCAGTGTGCAGTCTAAACCAGGAAGGGATACTTATGTGTATAATAGAATAAACAAGATTTTAGAGAATAAGCCATTTGCAGAAATGGAAAGTAAGCTAAGCTATATTGAGACATATAAAAACTTTGGTACTCGAAAATTAAAATCCGATTTTTTGATTGTATCACTAATACTGCTAATAGCAGGCATGAATGTATATAATACGCTAAAAACCAACTTATTGATACGTACAAATGAGTTTGCCACACTTAGAGCAATAGGCATGACAGCCAAGCAGCTTAAAAGCATGATAATAAAAGAATCGATTATTTATGGCCTTTTAAGCAGCATAATAGCGGCTTTAATAGGTGGATATAGAGTTTATAGATTTTATAAAATGCTAAATGTAGACTATAGCCATGGATTTGGTGCTACTCATTTGCCTCAATTTAAATTTCCAGTTATACCAATACTATTGTACAGTGCTATAGTTATAGTTATATGCATATTGTCATCTTATGTATCTGCAAAGAAAGTAGAAAAGCTTAATATAGTAGAAGGGCTTAATGTAATTGAATAA
- a CDS encoding sigma-70 family RNA polymerase sigma factor produces MDYPDLEYLCDRTWPLLFKYVYYRVNDVDDTNDIVQETYLRAIKNFGNVRDKKFFLPYLKSIARNIMIDKYREKKISDIHFNEMNVEMFSDNVMLEEYVVNLEEKDRLYSCLLSLPEKYRTVIELRIIEGLSLKDCAKILGKSTSSIKNIQYRAIIKLRELMKKEALRNE; encoded by the coding sequence ATGGATTATCCAGATCTTGAATATTTATGCGATAGAACATGGCCGTTATTATTTAAATACGTCTATTATAGAGTGAATGATGTGGATGATACAAATGATATTGTTCAAGAAACATATTTGAGGGCAATTAAAAATTTTGGAAACGTGCGGGATAAAAAATTTTTTTTGCCTTATTTAAAAAGCATTGCTAGGAATATTATGATAGATAAATACAGAGAAAAGAAAATAAGTGATATACATTTTAATGAAATGAATGTGGAGATGTTTTCTGATAACGTAATGTTAGAAGAATATGTTGTAAATCTTGAAGAGAAAGATCGCCTTTATTCTTGCCTATTGTCTTTACCTGAAAAATACAGAACAGTTATAGAACTTCGCATTATAGAAGGTCTCAGCCTAAAAGATTGCGCAAAGATATTGGGCAAGAGTACATCAAGCATAAAAAATATTCAGTATAGAGCAATAATTAAATTGCGTGAATTGATGAAAAAGGAGGCATTGCGAAATGAATAG
- the ftsY gene encoding signal recognition particle-docking protein FtsY — protein MFNFFKKNKKEDANLEKDKKGLYQKLKDGLTRTRNNFTAKIDSILSLGRKIDDELFEELEEILILADVGVVTTEKIIENMKIKAKEQKIKEADKIKDLLAEEIYNIMEANEIPFNITSPTLILIVGVNGVGKTTTIGKLAKKYKNEGKKVLLVAADTFRAAAIDQLEVWAGRNNCEIIKHEEGSDPASVVFDGIKAAKARGADIILCDTAGRLHNKKNLMEELKKIYRVAQREFDNSNIETLLVLDATTGQNAVQQAKIFKEAVNVTGIILTKLDGTAKGGIVVSIKSELDIPVRFIGVGEGIDDLQEFDSEKFVRALFE, from the coding sequence ATGTTTAATTTTTTCAAGAAAAACAAAAAAGAAGATGCTAATTTAGAAAAGGATAAAAAGGGGCTATATCAAAAATTAAAAGATGGTTTAACTAGGACAAGAAATAATTTTACGGCAAAAATTGATAGCATTTTATCTTTAGGAAGAAAAATAGATGACGAATTATTTGAAGAATTAGAAGAAATTTTGATTTTAGCCGATGTTGGTGTAGTGACTACTGAAAAAATTATAGAAAATATGAAAATTAAGGCAAAAGAGCAAAAGATAAAAGAAGCCGATAAGATAAAAGATTTACTTGCAGAAGAAATATACAATATCATGGAAGCTAATGAAATACCATTTAATATAACATCTCCAACTCTGATCTTAATTGTCGGCGTAAATGGTGTTGGCAAAACAACTACAATAGGTAAACTTGCCAAAAAATATAAAAATGAAGGTAAAAAGGTCTTGCTTGTAGCTGCAGATACATTTAGAGCCGCGGCAATAGATCAATTAGAAGTTTGGGCTGGCAGAAATAATTGTGAAATTATAAAACATGAAGAAGGTTCTGATCCAGCATCAGTAGTATTTGATGGTATAAAAGCGGCAAAGGCAAGAGGTGCTGACATAATTTTGTGCGATACAGCAGGAAGGCTCCACAACAAAAAAAATCTCATGGAGGAACTAAAAAAAATATATAGAGTAGCTCAAAGGGAATTTGATAATTCAAATATTGAAACTTTATTAGTTTTAGATGCTACAACGGGTCAAAATGCGGTACAGCAAGCAAAAATCTTTAAAGAAGCAGTAAATGTAACTGGAATTATTTTGACGAAGCTTGATGGCACAGCGAAAGGCGGCATTGTAGTATCGATAAAATCCGAACTCGATATACCAGTAAGGTTTATTGGCGTAGGAGAGGGAATTGACGACCTTCAAGAATTTGATTCAGAAAAATTTGTTAGAGCATTGTTTGAATGA
- the smc gene encoding chromosome segregation protein SMC, with protein MYLKRLEILGFKSFADKVVLNFERGITAIVGPNGSGKSNISDAVRLVLGEQSIKSLRGNKLEDVIFVGTEKRKPLGFAEVNLTLDNSDHTLPLDFTEVVVTRKIYRSGESEFYINKTPCRLKDIYELFMDTGVGKDGYSIISQGKIDEILVARPEDRRQIFEEAAGISKYKYKKEEALKKLAATNDNINRLSDIINELENQLNPLYEQKVDAERYLELIEEKKKVDVTIYANNIDDSLKKLNKYETDYMFVKKEINKVKVEIEKQKRIIEEEESNINELKNSIDVNKENYFKYINEIETINGKIEVLDEKIRNSQDNIDRLKKSINESKVKVNLITKDIENIKNNLENLKAEKKELENNLKNGSEKYEILKKEEDLKIIKIENAKEDIVDILNDIAENKSKLSTSLSMKNNMTEKLLNINKAQESLKKEVAEKDEERIKIDNEINLLNEDITRLYNDKKLSERELNILDDKIEEQVREHTKTLNDFNNTISRLNILKDMEKAYEGYSFSIKNLMKYIENNNNLKINVIGVVGELIKVDSVYSLAIEIALGSAIQDIITKSTDIAKELISILKKYNFGRATFLPLDNINYKPLNLSIDKLDGVVGIASDIIEYDKSIEKAIKFILGKVVIVKDIDTAIMLTKKLKNQFKIVTLNGDVINPGGSITGGSISRKSQNILKRKDDIKNLNDRCLNLKKILKDIDECKLDLNRKREVIDRKIEDIFSNIKKEESQIEEYKKRKSIIEFEIKKLSTIINDNEAEKKQVEESIKNYIDDIKNYENKISDLKAKKTSIDDLIKNYKENQDNNSEKLIELEKMLTDYKVELAKYEQNIQNEIRILNEKQDEYENLIKNIDDMENSLQLYLNSKVMYEDDKKKYINDNEVLNNKLNETKKLIQEYDDLLKQKLIIFKDKKQDLAIIEENHSKQLEKEHKLDINIQKIQMDIENMKNRLWEEYEITLSTAKAYIINENIAILRQRSLRLTKEIRDLGAVNINSIEEYKNIKERYDFLKKQYDDLINARASLNLMIDETNKIIKTKFKDNFKLIEIQFKETFKKLFGGGHAELILTDPDDLLNTGVEINVQPPGKKLQNITLLSGGEKALVAISLLFAMILIRPTPFCILDEIDAALDDANVDRFASYLKELSKDSQFIVVTHRKGTMSVADIMYGVTMQEKGISKLLSLKLESA; from the coding sequence ATGTATCTAAAAAGATTAGAAATACTTGGATTTAAATCATTTGCAGATAAAGTAGTATTAAATTTTGAAAGAGGTATCACAGCAATCGTAGGACCTAATGGAAGTGGGAAAAGCAATATATCAGATGCTGTAAGGCTCGTCCTAGGTGAACAAAGTATAAAAAGTTTGCGCGGCAACAAACTCGAAGATGTAATATTTGTCGGCACAGAAAAGAGAAAACCCCTTGGGTTTGCTGAAGTAAATTTAACACTTGATAATAGTGATCATACTTTGCCACTCGATTTTACAGAAGTTGTTGTTACAAGAAAGATATACAGATCAGGCGAAAGTGAGTTCTACATAAATAAAACTCCGTGTAGGTTAAAAGATATATATGAACTTTTTATGGATACAGGAGTAGGGAAAGATGGATATTCGATTATAAGCCAAGGAAAAATTGATGAGATATTGGTGGCACGCCCAGAAGACAGAAGACAAATATTTGAAGAAGCTGCTGGAATTTCAAAATACAAGTACAAAAAGGAAGAGGCACTAAAAAAGCTTGCTGCTACAAATGACAACATTAATAGATTAAGTGATATTATAAATGAACTTGAAAATCAATTAAATCCTTTATATGAACAAAAAGTAGATGCAGAAAGGTATTTAGAGCTTATTGAAGAAAAGAAAAAAGTTGATGTAACTATTTATGCTAATAATATAGATGATTCATTAAAAAAGCTTAATAAATATGAAACAGATTATATGTTTGTAAAAAAAGAAATTAATAAAGTAAAGGTAGAGATTGAAAAACAAAAAAGAATAATTGAAGAAGAAGAATCAAACATAAATGAATTAAAAAATAGTATTGATGTAAATAAAGAAAATTATTTTAAATATATCAATGAAATAGAGACTATAAATGGGAAGATAGAAGTTTTAGATGAAAAAATTAGAAATAGTCAGGATAATATTGATAGGTTAAAAAAATCTATAAATGAAAGTAAGGTTAAGGTAAACTTAATAACAAAAGATATAGAAAATATTAAAAACAATTTAGAAAATTTGAAAGCCGAGAAAAAGGAATTAGAAAATAATTTAAAAAACGGGTCAGAAAAATATGAAATATTAAAAAAGGAAGAGGATTTAAAAATAATTAAAATTGAAAATGCAAAAGAAGATATAGTAGATATTTTAAATGATATCGCTGAAAACAAAAGTAAACTATCTACAAGTTTATCTATGAAAAATAATATGACAGAAAAATTGCTGAATATAAATAAGGCACAAGAAAGCTTAAAAAAAGAGGTTGCCGAAAAAGATGAAGAAAGAATAAAAATAGACAATGAAATAAATTTATTAAATGAAGACATAACACGATTATATAATGATAAAAAATTATCAGAAAGGGAATTAAATATCTTAGATGATAAAATAGAAGAGCAAGTGAGAGAACATACAAAAACATTAAATGATTTTAACAATACAATATCAAGGTTAAATATATTAAAAGATATGGAAAAGGCTTACGAAGGATATAGTTTTAGCATAAAAAATTTAATGAAATATATTGAAAATAATAATAACCTTAAAATTAATGTCATTGGTGTTGTTGGTGAATTAATTAAGGTAGATAGTGTATATTCGTTGGCTATTGAAATAGCCCTTGGTTCGGCTATTCAGGATATAATAACTAAATCTACAGATATAGCTAAGGAATTGATATCAATTTTAAAGAAATATAATTTTGGAAGGGCTACATTCTTACCTCTAGATAATATTAATTATAAGCCTTTAAATTTATCAATAGATAAACTTGACGGTGTTGTAGGTATTGCGTCTGACATAATTGAGTATGATAAATCAATTGAAAAAGCAATAAAGTTTATATTAGGGAAAGTCGTAATTGTAAAAGACATTGATACTGCAATAATGCTAACAAAAAAGCTCAAAAATCAGTTTAAAATTGTTACACTAAATGGTGATGTTATAAACCCAGGTGGTTCTATTACAGGGGGAAGCATAAGCCGTAAATCTCAAAATATTTTAAAACGTAAAGATGATATTAAAAATCTAAATGACAGATGTTTAAATCTAAAAAAAATATTAAAAGATATAGATGAGTGTAAATTAGATTTAAATAGAAAAAGAGAAGTGATTGATAGAAAAATTGAGGATATTTTCTCCAATATTAAAAAAGAAGAATCTCAGATAGAAGAATATAAAAAGCGGAAATCTATCATAGAATTTGAAATAAAAAAATTATCAACAATAATTAATGATAATGAGGCTGAAAAAAAACAAGTTGAAGAGTCTATAAAAAATTATATTGATGATATTAAAAATTATGAGAATAAAATTTCGGACCTTAAAGCAAAAAAGACGTCAATTGATGATTTAATTAAAAATTATAAGGAAAATCAAGACAACAATAGTGAAAAATTAATAGAATTGGAAAAAATGTTAACAGACTATAAAGTGGAATTAGCAAAATATGAACAAAATATACAAAACGAAATTCGTATATTAAATGAAAAGCAGGATGAATATGAAAATTTAATAAAAAATATAGATGATATGGAAAATAGCCTTCAATTATATTTAAATTCTAAGGTTATGTATGAAGATGATAAGAAAAAATATATAAATGATAATGAAGTATTAAATAATAAACTTAATGAAACTAAAAAATTAATACAAGAATATGATGATTTATTAAAACAAAAATTAATTATATTTAAAGATAAAAAACAGGATTTGGCAATAATCGAAGAAAATCATTCTAAACAATTAGAAAAAGAGCACAAATTAGATATAAACATTCAAAAAATACAGATGGATATTGAAAATATGAAGAATCGTTTATGGGAAGAATATGAAATAACCTTGAGCACTGCTAAAGCTTACATAATAAATGAAAATATAGCAATACTAAGGCAACGTTCTTTAAGACTTACAAAAGAGATTAGAGACCTTGGTGCAGTAAATATAAATTCAATAGAAGAATATAAAAATATTAAAGAAAGGTACGATTTTTTGAAAAAGCAATATGACGATTTAATTAATGCGAGGGCCTCATTAAATTTAATGATAGATGAAACTAATAAAATTATAAAAACGAAATTCAAAGATAATTTTAAATTGATAGAGATACAATTTAAAGAAACATTTAAAAAGCTATTTGGTGGTGGTCATGCAGAATTGATTTTAACTGATCCAGATGATTTATTAAACACAGGTGTTGAAATAAATGTACAGCCACCAGGTAAAAAACTGCAAAATATAACTTTGCTATCAGGTGGTGAAAAAGCCCTTGTTGCAATATCTTTATTATTTGCAATGATATTAATACGGCCTACGCCCTTTTGCATTCTTGATGAGATTGATGCAGCACTTGACGATGCAAATGTTGACAGGTTTGCATCTTACTTGAAGGAACTATCTAAAGATTCACAGTTTATTGTTGTCACACATAGAAAAGGTACGATGTCTGTAGCTGATATTATGTATGGTGTTACAATGCAAGAAAAGGGTATTTCAAAATTGTTATCGTTGAAGTTAGAAAGTGCATAG
- a CDS encoding stage V sporulation protein S, translating into MEVLKVSAKSQPKSVAGALAAVLRDKSVAEIQAVGAGAVNQAVKAIAIARGFVAPNGIDLITIPAFSEIDINGEVRTAIKFIVEPR; encoded by the coding sequence GTGGAAGTTCTAAAAGTATCAGCTAAATCTCAACCTAAATCTGTAGCAGGGGCGTTAGCAGCTGTTTTAAGAGATAAATCTGTAGCAGAGATACAGGCAGTAGGTGCTGGCGCTGTAAATCAAGCTGTAAAAGCAATTGCAATTGCGAGAGGATTTGTAGCACCAAACGGAATTGACTTGATTACTATACCAGCTTTTTCAGAAATAGATATTAATGGAGAGGTGCGAACTGCAATAAAGTTCATAGTAGAACCAAGATAA